The genomic segment GACACCACCAAAGACTGAAGGCATCTTTGGCAAGAATATTATAGAAGTGACTGTGTTTTCTATACTGCACAATAAATTATCACACATTTAGCAGCTTAAACCAATAACACACATTCATTACCTCAAAGTTCCTGTGGATTGAGACTTTGGGCACAGTTTAGCTGGGTATTCTTGAGGCTGCAATCAAGGTTTTtaagatgtcaaagcatcataatatacagaaaataaaaaatataagcaatacCACCAGCAGGTAAGGAAGTGGTCAGAAGTTGATGGATCCCTTTTAAAAGTACACAAGAGCCAGGTGTAAAGGGCTTTCACAGGCCAAATCTGGAAAAATTGAAGCATTAATAATGGATTGTAACTCATTGAACAAAATAAGAATTCGTGAGTTCATACAGATATTGATTAATTAACTAAAAGTTTGATGAAAATGGAACATTGACATTGTCCCAAGGTATCTTCCTACAAAATACTTAAACGGGGAAAAGAGTAACTTTGCACTGGTGAAGCTGGTAGACACTACCTTAATCAAGTGATTCAAGTTGATATCACCAGTAGGGACACTAGTGGGTATTGTGACCCACCCGATAGGATGCAGCGAGGACACAGCGTCACTGCACAGACTTCAACATGCCCCCACAGTCTGCCTGGAAGTCATATCCCAGTATAAACCTCTCCTCTTGAGTGTGGGCAGGACCTGTGACTTGCTCCTAGTCAATAGAACAAGATAAAAGTGATGGGACGTCACACCTGTGATTATGTCACACGGTGTAGGTGTCAGGCTCTGTCTTGCTAGCAGGTCTTGCTCTCCCGTTGACTGAAAGAGCACAAGTCCTACGAATACAACCAAATAAATCCTGCCAGTGACCTGAGTGACCTTTCAGCAGAGCTGAGGAGAGACCGACATCCCTTTCCCATCCCCAGTCAGTTCTTAAGAGGTAGCAAAGGGTTCAGCCAGGAGCACGACTTTGATATGCAAAGTAACCAGTCCAGAGCGCTACCTTCTCTGCCTGGCCTGTACACCCCACGAGACAACATTTCTCTGCTTTAATAGTCCCAGGGCCAGGTAGCTTAGAGCTTGTTGAAATtgttcaaactagccaatcctaaacaGTGCGCCCGCCCTGCTTTTCCCATGGACACTACAATAAAGGGTATGGCCTAAGCTCCCCTCACTCTCCTGCCCCGCTGCCTCCTGACTGCCCTGGCACTTCCCCAGGCCCCACACAGCGTGGTGGGTCTCTGGTCTCTAGAACCTGTGAGTATAATGAACTTTGTTTTCCTGAGCctctcctgtgtctcctcctGTGGCCTCACCAGGCTGACCATCTCATAAAAGAATATGGAACACTGGCTCAAAATATACCAGAATcatctcatattttctttatttcagccctggaatcagccatttctccaaagagccctggttcattttattggagaatggtatttagaaaccaatatCTGGGTGCTAGATGTATTTTACCTGTAATGGTATTAATGCTTGTGGTAATACTTATTCTCATCAGACCTAGCCCCCTAGGTTGGAGGCAACACGGCGTGGTGTGAAGAGGGTGGGCTCTGGATCCAATGTGCCTGAATTAAAGTCCTGGCCACCATGGTCAAGTCCTGaggccttgggaaagtcacttaagcTCACACAGTTTTACCATCTACATGATGGTGGCTTCCTCAACAGGTCACTGTGAGAATTTAGGCAGATGTCATGTAAAGTTCTTAGACTCATGCCTGGCATGCAGTGgttgctcagtgaatatttgctgaatgaatgatccTCATGTTGATCAGAGGCTCTGACTGATGAATGAAAATGAGAGGAAAACCCTGCTCCACAGCCCAttcagacaataaataaaaagtgaatttgCCAGAGATCTTTGTCCTTTTATGGGAGTATTTTCCTTTAAGCATTCCCTGCAATGAtctttttaattgtctttaaTGTGTTGTGGGAAACTAGAAGAAATCCCTGTAAAATGTCACATATGTGattctagagggaaaaaaaatgcttttacttGTTTAGGTCATTCctccttcttcatttttaaaaaaagaaaagaaaaaagaaaggaactcgTACAAGCCTGGTGTCAAACCTAGATGTGACTATGTGTCTGGGATTCTGATTCCTAAAAGCACAAGTCATCACAGAAGACACCAGGAACATGGAGAGGACAGTCAGGAagtctgaggaggaggaggtctaGAAGGATGAGGCCCTGCAATCATTCCTCTCTCCTGGCATTCTCACGAGGGGGAGTAAGAACGGACAAACCTGTGTCTGTGAAAGAAGCTCCAAGGCAATGTAGGGATTCCACATTCTGGGCTTGGTTTTACTAAAATCTTCCTGCCAACTATCCCAAATTCCTGATTCAATTACTCTTAGGGACAGCTATCCTGAAGGGTCTCACCAGAGAACCTTATTTGGTTCCTACTGGGCAAGGAATAAATGCATTATGCATATTCCagatactttttatatttcaaattgatATTTCAATCCCTTTGCAATTCTTGCTCAAGTTTTCATTACCTTCTAAGTCTGAAAAAGTAATTTCCAAATCACTGTGAAGGCATAATGGAGAAATCATGACCCTGTAGAGCCTTTCAGTCATTTGAAACAGGCCAGGCTAACGGTTTAACCTGAAGGTGGAATGGGTTTCCCATCAGGGTTCCCATAGTGAGCGGCTATGTTTTTATAACTTAACACAATGAAGGGAGTTGTCACTAGATGATTCAGCTCATTAGAATCTTAACTCCCTTTCTGGGGAGGAAATCTGAGGCACGGTGTTTGTACTAGGCACTAGGGTAATGCTTACTCTGACTTCAGTTCTCTCACATCAATGCCAAGCAGACATTATGAACAGGGATGTGGGAAGGAAGGTTCAACCGTCCACCTTTGCCAGAAGCAAGCCTGTAGCCAGTCCAAATCTGTCATGTGTCCAGCTGTCTGTCTCTctgaaactctctctctctctctctctctcacaccccccccccgcccccccaaatcTCAACTCTTCACTGCTGTAAGGCTGTTCTTGGTAAAATTCCCTAGggcaaaacgaactgtaacctgAGTTTTCAGCTCATTTAGTATCAGTGGGAAATTTGTCACCTTGGAGCTTGACAGCCACAAAAACCAGTCTGACTGGGAGTGGCTAGGCCACGAGGTCTAGGTGGAGTGTTAACTCACCGACTTGAAATGATTACTTGGAGAATGCTCACATTGTCTTTTATTTATGCTTCAGTCTAACTCTCTACAGGTGCTTAAGTCATAGAAAAGACCAAACAAATGTACAGTGGGAAACTTTTATATTCAgaactcaaccacaaaaaaaccACTCATTTGTCCAGAGATCCCTGGAAAGTGGTGTCTAAAACTCAGCTCCGAGCCAATGGCCCTCATTTCTCATCCTTGCGGCGTCTTCAACTCCCACCTGATGGGAGCCACACTGGGCTATACTTTAAATGGCATGAAAGCAGGAGAGGAGAGTTCCACCCCTAACCTTTCCACAAAAAGGCAAGCATGTTTTTATATAAGTTCAAAAGGCCAGGTGCAGAAATCCTTTTACAAGTTAGACCAGGGTTAAGGGAATAAAAACAGgctctattattttttctcttctactgaATCTAGGagatattcctttttttctttaaacttttaattgTGCACATGCTTGTTTGTTGACAGTTTCATTTTGCTACAATAAATCCAAGTTTGTTGAACACTAGCCATAACTTTCGTTCTGAGCTGTCCGCGAGACCCATCTTGGTGGAATGTCTTCTTATTTGAAAGACACCAGGTGAACTTTAAAGTCATTCATCTAATTAAAGTAGAACCCAAGTGATTTGTATTGAAATTAAGTTATTCAGAAGTGCCAAGGAAGTCCCTGAATGTGGTCAACAGTTTTCCTCAGAGAGGGCACTGAGAAGTAGTAAAAACCAGCCTCTCGTGTGAAGGAAATAGCGTGGGCACCCGGGTCAGGGAGACCCGGGTCGGAGGCAGCCAGGCCTGGTCACTCGCCAGCCTTGTGACTTTGGCTTGCCTACTTAACCCGgacaaacctcagtttcctcactggcaaACAGCTTCAAATGGGGCAGCTGCCAAGTTCAGCTACAACATGGGAGTGACTGGCACGTGTCCACTCCTCACACTATTTAATCATCCCCTCTCCTGCTCCACGCCCCCTTCCCTGAATGCACAGAAACTGGATAAATGTCATTCTCCCCAAAGGCAGCCGGGATCTGGGGCAGGAAGCCAGAGGGAGAGAACACACCACTTTTCTCAGGAAGGACCTGATCTCCCGCAGATGGAGGGAGGAGTTGGGAGTCGGCTGCCTCTTTTTTCTACCTCACAAAGAGAACCACCTGATTGACCACGCAAACAGATGAATGCATCAGTTTAAATCTTTTagggtttgttcttgttttattttaattgttggcTTTTCTTCTCACCTGAAAtgaacctctctggacctcagtagCCTCACTTATAAAACTAGAAGGTTGGACCACCTACACCAACGGACTCCGACTCTGGCTGTGCACTGCAATCATTCAAGGGACTCGCTTAAAATGCAGATCCCTGGCCCCTCTCAGAGACTCTGCTTCCCTTGGGCTGAATCAGCCTGTGTGGTTTCAGAAAACCATGGGCCTGTTCTCTTTTGAAAGTCAGATGGTCTTTGAAGCCCCCCACATCTCACGTGCCCAGCTCTATTataaaacccaaagaaatgataCTCAAATTGGAAAACAAGATTCCTTTTCCCTTCAAGTATTTGTGCACTGGTCATCCCAGGCACGCTGGATGCCCTGAGCTCCCCATCCAACAGGAAGTGAGGCCAGCCCTTCCGAGCAGCCAGCGACACGGAAAGGAGACTCAGACCCACATGCTGAGCTTCAGACCAGGTGTCCCAGGAGGTGCCTTTTCTGAAACGGCAGCCGAGGCCTGGGAGAGGTGCTGGCTTGATGAGCCGTCCAGCAAGATGGCTGCTGTGAGATGTTGAACTAAAGATAAAGATGGGAATGCAAGGAGTAAGGGGATGGGGAAAAGATTAACTCTGGTTTAATCTTGGGCCCAAAGCTTATTTTTAACCCCGAAATAAACTAAGCTGCAGCCTAAATTGAGGGGCAAGCCGAGAGGCTGTACGTAAGGTTCCTTAACACTGTTCCCTGCCTGTGCCTCCTTACTGTGGTTGTCTGCCCTGACTATAGTCTCCAATAAACGGCAGCTCCTGGCTTCTCTGGCTCCACACTCACCTTCGCCTGAGAATGACTTTGCTCCATGTATTATACATGGTCGCAGAGATGACACCCAGCAACCATGCTTACGCAGGTGCCACAGGTGTGGGCCCCTGTTCCAGTCTTGTCCAAGGCCATTCCCTTCCCTGAGAGTCTGGACTTGGGTTGGATCTCTTGAACCgagaaaaatgtaaatgtcaGAATCATCAATAACCATATTATTTTGTGTGAACTGAGAAGCAGAGAAAACAATTATTCTACACTAAGAAGAATAAAGTATATGGATAGGAAGAGTTTAAAAATGCATGATGCAGAGTTAGTAGGATGTTCTGGATTTCCTACAGAGTTTGGTTCTTCTTGTCCCATCATCCCTTCTTCATCCCCACCTCTGGAGTGCATAATTAACACCCCTTTGGTTAAGGTAGCTGAACTGGCTTCTGTTACTTACAATCGAAAAGCTCTAACGAGCATGGTTACTACATATGAATCATTACACTTGTCATGTTCACCTGAGTGAGAAACTAGTGCCTTCCCAACAAGGAAGGGGAAGTACTTGTGGAAAAATGCAACTAGCAGGCAggagatctgagttcaaatcctccTCTAAGAATCCCCAAACCACATAGAATCATAGACTACTGATGCTAGTTCTTAAAGGTAACCCAGTTCCATTGTCAACTGGCTAGATGACTTCGGGAAGAGTTTTTAACCCCTGTGGGCTTAACTATAAAATGGCCATAATGATTCCATGAGGGGGTGGGAGTTGAACCATTCATTCTGTTGAGGCTTCTTTCAACATGCTTATATGGCATTTGATATAAGCAAAAGGAGTTTCCCCTGGAATTATTGTTGAAGCCACATTCTATATATCAAACAGGAGAGCTAACCGTAAGAAACATATTCTGGCTGCTTATGTAAATAATGggtaaaactgaaaattttcaaatttaaatataataagtgTCAATTCTGCCTGACTTTGAAGAAGACATTTTGACTTTGCTTAAAACCAAATAACCTTAGAACTGAACATACTCAACTTCCCTATTCATTTGAACaaaatttggcaaatatttaccGATAGGCAACTGAATGCCTGACACTGTCCTAGCTGTGTGCcctcaaagaagaaaatagaaagtccCTACTCTCTGGGACTTCAGTGGAGTTGAGGGGGCTGAGGAGGATGCACATATGTGCATCTGGTCTGGTCAGTGCTGCCATGTGGGTGTGGGGAGTTCAAGGACAAGacgggaggtgggcaggggtgtGATGAAAGGTATCATGCAAGAAGTAATGAGCTCAGCCCGGGGAacaaggcaggggtggggtgaaCCGGGGCAGGAGTGACAGGGCCTTTCTGGCAGTGGAACCGTGGACCCAAAACGTGGTGCTGAGGACCAGGGGCCAGTGTTCTGGGTCGTGCAGTTCTGTGGGGCAGTCAAAACTGCTCCTTCCAAAGGTATTCGTGGATTGAGGGTGATTCCAGAAAGGATGAGGGAGGTAGCAGTGAGTTTTCACTATAACTGTGGCAActccagcattttaaaatttgtcaagAAAGATAATAAAGGGATCCAACATATATCGGAGTGACAGAATCccagaaaagtaaatataatgaaTCATAGATAAAGTAGAGATATCTTGCCTGAGTGGGCTGGTTAAAACAGCAAGTGACAATAAGTAACACATATTGAGTGATAGCTAAATGCCAGATGCTTCAAACTTTACACATGCTGACTCACTTCTGCAAATCATAACCCTCTGAGGTGGAGTCTTCATCACTCTGCCTCAGCCAGGCCTTCTCAGCAAGGTCTCCTCCTCCCACCTATTCCCCTTTCTGCACTTATCACCACGTAGTACActctatattttacttatttattattatttttaaatttgtctctctctttcctatAGAATGGATACTCTTTAAGGGCAGGGattttatttgtgttgttttatttacTGCTGTATCCCCAACACTTAAAAAACGTAGTAGGAGCTCCATAAAtattggtgaatgaatgaatgataggaACACAGAGGCACAGAATCAAGCAGGCAGACAGTGGCAGGGCCTGGAGCAGTGGTGTGAACTGCTAAGAGGGCTTTTTAGTGAGATCCTGGGCTCACAGAAAGGCATAATAGAATTGAGGGTGGAGGGATTGGAGCATCAGCCTGGTTAAAAGAGGCTTAAAAACTAgttgatttacttattttttcattcaactaTTCAAcactgtttactgagcacttatcaTGCACCAGACGTTGCTCCAGGCACAGGAGAGACAATGGTGGATGCAGCAGAAAGTCTTCTGCACTCAGTGGGGAGAGCAGGGGAGATGGCAAAGGAAAGGAGACAAGCGAATACACAGAGTAATGCAGGGGAGGGTAAATTCTGCAATGATAATAGAACAGGGTAACAAGACGGAGAGtaacgggggtggggggtgcaggtaGTATCACTAGGTAGGTCTTCAGAGAAGGCCTCTTTAAGAAGGTGATGCATGTGCAAAATCCACAATGCTCAGgacaaggaaggaagacagggaaaCAGAGGTAGGGTGAAGGCCGGGACAGGGCTGGAGAGCAAACTGAAACCCAGAAAGTGTCTACGGAGATGGCCCCCAGGACCATGTCTCAGGCAAGGTCTGGCTAGGGCCATAGCCCAGTGGTTAAGAAATTGTTCAGAAAAGCACAGCTGGTCTTAAACCAGGAGCCtaaaccagaaaagaccctgctTCGGCGGGGGTTTAGGTGATCAGCTGAGGGGCAGAAGCAGAGTGTGTTAACGagaatggtgggggtggggtgggcaaggGACAGGGACTCAGTATTACAAGAGAAATTTGTCAGTTCAAGCCTGTACGTGCCTTATATGACACTGCACCTTAAAATTGCAGTGTTTCCCCACAATTTTTATACCCACTGAGGGTCCCGTGAGAGTGGCTTCAGAGAACATCTAATATAGATGATGATACTTCCCGAGGGCTGGGGACCAGGCCGGTGATCCCCAAACGTGAGGGAACAAAAGTGTCATTTAGAGTGTTTGTAAAAATTGCAGATTACTGGGTCCCACCCCTAGAAATTCCCATTCATTATGTTCAGGGTGGGACCCATTTGTGATGCGAGTGGTCCCCACACAGGCCACATCTTGAGAAATGTGGAAAGATCCACTAATGGGCTTCAGGAAGCCTGTGAACcccagaaatgaaatgaaaactgtgtttgtttgcatatatgtacatttctttttctgaagagAAGGTCCATATTATTACAAGATTCTCAAAAACCTGctaagaaccactgatctagcCCTGCCCCTAGTTTTGGACCAGGAAACAGAATCCTGGAGTGTAAGCTGAATCCCTCGAATTCACAAAGCTGTAAAACAGCAAGTTGGGGTCTCAGTCCAGAGCTTCTCTTTCCAAGCCCCTCACTCTCTTCTCCTTGCCCTGCTCACTGCAGGGATGGGGAAGAGAAGACAGGGGATTTAAGCACCTGGGGACAAAGTCATCAAAGGATCACTTTCCCCCATTTTGGCGCCAGGTGAGATAGATCAGTAGAGAGGAGGGTTAGAATGATGTTTCAGCAAAGGACCAAGCCATTCCCTGTACTGCCACTCCAGGCCCTGTCACCTGTGGAATCCCGTCTCCAAGTGGGACTTACAGTCAGGCAGAGGACACATGTGCCCTGCTGCTGAAAGCATGGTGGTGACGGAGTAAGGCTGTTCTGAGGGCTTGCCTGCCTACACCAGAGCAGGTGGGTGGTTCCAGGCTTCCCTACCTGCTTTGTTTTCCACTGATTTATTTCCTCAGGCCATTCCGGATTGTGGCCTCATCCCTGTTAGTACACTGGGGCCACACTTCCTCTTGGGCTCTCCTCCCAGTCTCATTCCACGTCACTAACCTCAGCCAGCCTCCTCAAATTTGGTATGTGCCCCGTCCTATAGTTTTGGGCCAAATCCTTCAGAGTCTAGCCTCCGTCTGAGCCTTTGGATTCATCAGCTTTGGTACTTTCCTTTTCTAAAACCTCCCCACCTTggccttttccctcttttctgtACTCTCTATCCTGTCCTGGTGATGGATTCTTCTAGTCCTGGCATCACCTGGCCACCCCgtcctccccatccccatccaGTTGGCTGGTGCAATCTGCTATTCAAGGGATAACTTTATTCAgtgcccagccctgccttctgCAAGATAACCATGCTAGAACGTTAGTCTAatacccttcctctgccttttccagGGGAGTTTGTGCAAGCTCGTCACAGGATCTCGTTGGATAGACCACCTGTTTACCTCTATGCCCTGATCATTGGATTCTGACTGTCCTAGTCATTCCAGGTTCTCAAAAACTTGTTTCTCCCCTCTGCTTGCCAAGTacctttctcttgttttttttttttttttattttcgtCCTTACCTTCCattactccctccctccctcccttcttcccttccttccttccttcttccctcttcttctccctctcctcttctttctccttcatctcctcctttacctcctcctcctcttcttcctttataatttttgccCCGTGTTTTAGGCCTTTCTTGGCCCTTCCTGGCATTGCTTTGTCTGACAGCaatactcaggaataaaaaagCACCTGAGCCCTTTGTGTTGACTGCTACCACCTTTGTTGTGGTGCAGGCTTGTTTTGGAGGCAGATGTCCAGGGAAGCTGAACGATAGGATCCGTCCTGCAGAGTTTGCTGTAGGTAGAGGGAAAAAGCCTTCTCTGTCGTTTTTTCAGCCTCCTCAAATCCATGAGTAATGCCTCAGACACCTTGTTTTTAACAGACAAGGAAATAAGCTCAGAGCTCAGGGGACTAGCCCCAGGTGGCAAATTAAATCAGTGCAGAGGTAGAAATGAACAGAGCCCTGGGACTGGAAGCTGTCCAGACAGCTGCATGGAGGAGGATCGCAGTCTTTCAAAGCCTCAACCAGGGCAGTCACACCGTGGACACTTGGCAGTTACTGGAAAGTCTTTCCTGTCAATTCTTCGCCCTGTGAAAAAGTTGCACAGTGACTGCCTTGTTGAGAATTAATCATTTTCTCTGTTGTCTATGACTGAGGCTGTTTCCTTCTCACGTCCTGCCCCTGGTTTCGCTTGTCCCAAGTATTTCATCTGAAGGGCGGGACATTCCCCctacctccctccaccccaactGGAGACTGCAATCAGGACCAATGAAAGCAAAGTACCTCATCCGCCCAGTGACTAAGAACTCGCAGTATTTAAGAGGTAGCAGGAATGGGCTGGaaaattgcttttgctttctCCACCGACGGGCACACTCTCAACTGACGTGGGGTATCTGAGCtgaagacagagagaagggggagaaaaCCTCACAGACTCCCTGCCACCACCATGTGCTACGGCAAATGCGCACGATGCATCGGATATTCTCTGGTGGGGCTTGCCGTCCTCTGTATTGTAGCTAACATTTTGCTTTACTTTCCCAATGGGGAAACAAGGTATGCCTCTGAAAACCACCTCAGCTACTTTGTGTGGTTCTTCTCTGGAATCATAGGAGGGGGCTTGCTGGTAAGTCATTCAGAATTATTACaaccttaaaaaaattctcttctgttAACTGGATGTTTTCATTATGTATTTTCATTGGTTTTCTGTAATTCATATTTCCAAATCAAGTGACTTCTTTGTGTATTCTTTTGAAAGCagattatataaaaattgaaatagatatagtattaattttattagatGTTGTTTTCAAAATCTTTCAACTAAAAGTGAAATGCCTTTTTGCTAAACTCTTTTACTTAATATCTTGAAAACAGGTATTAGCTTTTAAATCAGATTTGAGAGACTCTAGAGTTTCTAGTACTGGATCAGGTAGTCATTTAACATTGCCCTGGGGAGCTGGGAGAGATTGGCTGGTTCTCTGTCTAAATCAACAGTTTTGGATCCAAATTCTCTGCTGTTTATTTTTAGGTATCTGTGACAGGGAAAAATAACGAATTGTGAGTGCATTGCTATTTAGAAAGCTTTCTCCTTTATGTAATGCTGGGGTGTGGTATCCAGAAAAAAATCCTACAGTTAGCAACAGATCAGCAGTGTCTGAAGCTCATAGTGgaatgtgttattttttccaaggtttgtttttaattgaagtgAGGGAATTTGCCTGCCAACCTGGGAGCTAAAAGTATTAGCTTCAACCACAGCATGGAAAGAATGTGAACAAACTTGAGTTTGCTActttaaaatgctgggattaagaactttaaagagaaattttatgGAATTGTTAATACTATACAAGATATATTTTCTCAGTCAAGTAAAAGATATCAAAACATTTAAACCTAATGCACTAATTATAGTATGGCAAATCTGCTTCAGATTTAAGCATTACTATCATGTTAacataataatttgtttttaactaGCATTGtatttgattgtttcttttgatcTTGAATTTAAAGTATTTCACACTTACCTTATTTAAAAGAGCTTTATTGTTAAGCTAAAACTATGAATTCATATCTTCAAAGAAACagttcatatttattatatatagctTTCATCTCTTTCACTTATGAAAAAGTTCCAGTTATTCTATTAAAGACTTGTTGGTATCTTCTACATTCTACAAGGGGGAAAAATCATCCAATTTAAAGGAAGGGATTAG from the Eulemur rufifrons isolate Redbay chromosome 7, OSU_ERuf_1, whole genome shotgun sequence genome contains:
- the TM4SF1 gene encoding transmembrane 4 L6 family member 1 isoform X3, with protein sequence MCYGKCARCIGYSLVGLAVLCIVANILLYFPNGETRYASENHLSYFVWFFSGIIGGGLLMLLPAFVFIGLEQDDCCGCCGHENCGKRCAIPSGYLHMVPVH